A DNA window from Gammaproteobacteria bacterium contains the following coding sequences:
- a CDS encoding MFS transporter: MSGAGRSLVSSTNGVWAAIRPYTEKESLAAFFVGISSGFPYAMIGATLTTRLAQDGIDKQTITAFSLAFLVYNLKMFWAWIVDGVRLPLLGRLGHRVSWLLFVGCAVIAAVVNLALVDPAAGIEATVIAAVLVGIAGATYDIVIDAYRIETLKPYQLGVGSGMTQYGWRIGSAAAGALALVVAARMGWSAAYVICAAFALPAMLTGLIVGEPARHVVRNEKQSLAAVWKSIVEPFTEFLRRSGAWLVLVFILVHKIGDTLANLTLRLLFNDLGYSNDEIALYDVGFGFWAFLVGIFIGGILYTRLGLKRSVLLALVLMCVSNLSFALLAAAGHSNLGLAGAIGFENLASGYGGVVVVAYFSALCNLQFTAVQYALISAAASVLGRVLTGTTAGGLIEVMGYTSFYLLTTVLALPGILLFWFMMRRGMIDSALGTAGTENGTGRPGGGSEG, translated from the coding sequence TTGAGCGGAGCAGGGCGGTCGCTCGTCTCCAGCACCAATGGCGTCTGGGCCGCCATCCGTCCATACACCGAGAAGGAATCGCTCGCCGCTTTCTTCGTCGGCATCTCGTCCGGCTTCCCGTACGCGATGATCGGCGCCACGCTGACCACCCGCCTCGCGCAGGACGGCATCGACAAGCAGACCATCACGGCGTTCAGCCTCGCGTTCCTCGTCTACAACCTCAAGATGTTCTGGGCCTGGATCGTCGACGGCGTGCGCCTTCCGCTGCTCGGCAGGCTCGGACACCGCGTGTCGTGGTTGCTTTTCGTCGGCTGCGCCGTGATCGCCGCGGTCGTGAACCTCGCGCTCGTGGATCCCGCGGCCGGCATCGAAGCCACCGTCATCGCGGCGGTGCTGGTCGGGATCGCCGGCGCCACTTACGACATCGTGATCGACGCCTATCGCATCGAGACGCTGAAGCCGTATCAGCTCGGCGTCGGCTCCGGGATGACGCAGTACGGGTGGCGGATCGGCTCGGCGGCGGCAGGCGCGCTCGCGCTGGTCGTCGCGGCCCGCATGGGCTGGAGCGCGGCCTACGTGATCTGCGCGGCTTTCGCGCTGCCGGCAATGCTGACCGGGCTCATCGTCGGCGAGCCCGCGCGGCACGTCGTGAGGAACGAGAAGCAGAGCCTTGCCGCCGTGTGGAAGTCCATCGTCGAGCCGTTCACGGAGTTCCTGCGGCGCTCGGGCGCGTGGCTCGTGCTGGTTTTCATCCTCGTGCACAAGATCGGGGATACGCTCGCGAATCTCACGCTTCGGCTGCTGTTCAACGACCTGGGTTACAGCAACGACGAGATCGCCCTTTACGATGTCGGGTTCGGGTTCTGGGCCTTCCTCGTCGGCATCTTCATCGGCGGAATCCTCTATACGCGGTTGGGCCTGAAGCGATCCGTCCTGCTCGCGCTCGTATTGATGTGCGTCTCGAACCTGAGCTTTGCGCTGTTGGCGGCCGCAGGCCACAGCAACCTGGGCCTCGCCGGGGCCATCGGCTTCGAGAACCTCGCGAGCGGCTACGGCGGGGTCGTCGTCGTCGCGTACTTCTCGGCGCTCTGCAACCTGCAGTTCACGGCCGTGCAATACGCGCTGATCTCCGCGGCCGCGAGCGTTCTCGGACGCGTGTTGACCGGGACGACCGCCGGCGGCCTGATCGAGGTCATGGGGTACACGAGCTTTTATCTCTTGACCACGGTGCTCGCGCTTCCGGGAATCCTGCTGTTCTGGTTCATGATGCGCCGGGGCATGATCGACAGCGCGCTCGGCACGGCCGGCACGGAGAACGGGACGGGCCGCCCGGGCGGCGGGTCCGAGGGATAG
- the mutY gene encoding A/G-specific adenine glycosylase: MSASAARPALAPATDDFARRLLDWFDRCGRHDLPWQKHRTAYAVWVSEIMLQQTQVATVIPYFERFVARFPTVHALANAPLDDVLALWSGLGYYARARNLHRAACIVVERFGGELPLSIDALAGLPGIGRSTAGAILAQAHGLRHPILDGNARRVLARYHAIEGRPGERDVERTLWSLAEAHTPAERVADYTQAIMDLGATLCVRRRPACTVCPVVEGCRACALGIQPRLPSPRRKRERPRRRKAVLVIEAPDRGVLLERRPERGIWGGLYSLPELAEGDSAADWCRRRLGIVPASERALPCIEHAFTHFDLEMAPCWVRLATDCRIVMESENLLWYNAAAPSSVGIAAPIKALLETLPEHGKESAWPEPSTA, translated from the coding sequence ATGAGCGCTTCCGCCGCGCGCCCGGCGCTTGCGCCGGCCACGGACGACTTCGCCCGCCGCCTGCTCGACTGGTTCGACCGCTGCGGCCGCCATGATCTGCCGTGGCAGAAACACCGCACCGCGTATGCGGTCTGGGTGTCGGAGATCATGCTCCAGCAGACTCAGGTCGCGACCGTGATCCCGTACTTCGAGCGGTTCGTCGCGCGCTTTCCGACGGTGCACGCGCTCGCGAACGCGCCGCTCGACGACGTGCTCGCGCTCTGGTCCGGGCTCGGCTACTACGCCCGCGCCCGCAACCTCCACCGCGCCGCGTGCATCGTCGTGGAGCGCTTCGGCGGCGAGCTGCCGCTCTCGATCGATGCACTGGCGGGCCTGCCCGGCATCGGCCGCTCCACGGCCGGTGCGATCCTCGCGCAGGCGCACGGGCTCAGGCATCCGATCCTCGACGGCAACGCGAGACGCGTGCTCGCGCGCTATCACGCGATCGAGGGCCGGCCCGGCGAGCGCGACGTCGAGCGCACGTTGTGGTCGCTCGCGGAGGCGCACACGCCGGCCGAGCGCGTCGCGGACTACACGCAGGCGATCATGGATCTCGGCGCGACGCTCTGCGTGCGCCGGCGGCCGGCTTGCACGGTGTGCCCCGTCGTCGAGGGTTGCCGGGCATGCGCGCTCGGGATTCAACCACGGCTGCCGTCGCCGCGCCGCAAGCGCGAGCGGCCGCGCAGGCGCAAGGCCGTGCTCGTGATCGAGGCGCCGGACCGCGGCGTGCTGCTCGAGCGGCGGCCAGAGCGCGGCATCTGGGGTGGGCTCTACAGCTTGCCGGAGCTCGCCGAAGGCGACAGCGCCGCGGACTGGTGCCGGAGGCGTCTCGGCATCGTGCCCGCGAGCGAGCGCGCGCTCCCGTGCATCGAGCATGCGTTCACGCACTTCGATCTCGAGATGGCGCCGTGCTGGGTGAGGCTCGCTACGGATTGCCGCATCGTCATGGAATCGGAGAACCTGCTTTGGTATAACGCAGCGGCGCCATCGAGCGTCGGCATCGCGGCGCCGATCAAGGCGCTGCTCGAAACGCTGCCGGAGCACGGCAAGGAGAGTGCGTGGCCCGAACCGTCCACTGCGTAG
- the pyrE gene encoding orotate phosphoribosyltransferase produces the protein MRAYKTEFLELALELGVLQFGEFKLKSGRVSPYFFNAGLFNTGYAAAKLGRCYASAIAALDVEFDMLFGPAYKGIPLVALAAAALAEHHDLDYPYAFNRKEAKDHGEGGATIGARIDGRVFIVDDVITAGTAVREALEVIAAAGGRPAGVLVALDREEVGTKTRISAVQQLSAELNVPIYSIVTLTDLVDHLEEDKEYAAYLPAMRSYRNRYGVTFDP, from the coding sequence ATGCGGGCATACAAGACCGAATTTCTGGAGCTTGCGCTCGAGCTCGGCGTGCTCCAGTTCGGCGAATTCAAGCTCAAGTCCGGGCGCGTGAGCCCGTACTTCTTCAATGCCGGCTTGTTCAACACGGGCTATGCGGCCGCGAAGCTCGGCCGCTGCTACGCGTCGGCGATCGCGGCGCTCGACGTCGAGTTCGACATGCTGTTCGGCCCCGCCTACAAGGGCATCCCGCTCGTCGCGCTGGCGGCCGCGGCGCTCGCCGAGCATCACGACCTGGATTACCCCTACGCCTTCAACAGAAAGGAGGCGAAGGACCACGGCGAGGGCGGCGCCACGATCGGCGCGCGAATCGACGGACGGGTCTTCATCGTCGACGACGTCATCACCGCCGGCACGGCCGTGCGCGAGGCGCTCGAGGTCATCGCGGCGGCCGGCGGCCGGCCTGCCGGCGTGCTCGTCGCGCTCGATCGGGAGGAGGTCGGCACGAAAACCCGGATTTCCGCGGTGCAGCAGCTCTCGGCCGAGCTGAACGTGCCGATCTACAGCATCGTCACGCTGACGGATCTCGTCGATCACCTCGAAGAGGACAAGGAGTACGCGGCGTATCTGCCGGCGATGCGCTCGTACCGGAACCGATACGGCGTCACGTTCGATCCGTAA
- the dut gene encoding dUTP diphosphatase: MSAAWARIEIKILDRRVGTQFPLPQRATSGSAGVDLRACLDAPLTLAPGACELIPTGVAIHIADPGLAAIVLPRSGLGHKHGIVLGNLVGLIDSDYQGELMISCWNRGAAPFSIDPGERIAQLVIVPVVQAEFDVVDEFAASERGVGGFGHTGTR, translated from the coding sequence GTGAGCGCGGCCTGGGCACGCATCGAGATCAAGATTCTCGATCGCCGTGTCGGCACGCAGTTTCCGCTGCCGCAACGGGCGACGTCGGGGTCGGCCGGCGTCGATCTTCGAGCGTGCCTCGACGCGCCGCTCACGCTCGCGCCGGGCGCCTGCGAGCTGATCCCGACCGGAGTCGCGATTCACATCGCCGACCCGGGCCTCGCGGCGATCGTCCTTCCGCGCTCCGGCCTCGGCCACAAGCACGGCATCGTGCTCGGCAATCTCGTCGGCCTGATCGACTCGGACTATCAGGGCGAGCTGATGATCTCGTGCTGGAATCGGGGCGCGGCGCCGTTCTCGATCGACCCCGGCGAGCGGATCGCGCAGCTCGTGATCGTGCCGGTCGTGCAGGCGGAGTTCGACGTCGTCGACGAGTTCGCGGCGAGCGAGCGCGGCGTCGGAGGCTTCGGCCACACCGGCACGCGGTAA
- a CDS encoding oxidative damage protection protein, with product MARTVHCVVLGTEAEGLDRPPYPGDLGQRIYENVSKLAWQRWLMHQTMLINEYRLSPVEPQARRFLEREMEKFFFGEGSQKPPDYRPE from the coding sequence GTGGCCCGAACCGTCCACTGCGTAGTGCTGGGCACGGAAGCCGAAGGCCTGGACCGGCCTCCGTATCCGGGCGACCTCGGCCAAAGGATTTACGAGAACGTCTCGAAGCTCGCGTGGCAGCGCTGGCTGATGCACCAGACGATGCTGATCAACGAGTACCGGCTCTCGCCTGTCGAGCCGCAGGCCCGCCGGTTCCTCGAGCGCGAGATGGAGAAGTTCTTTTTCGGCGAAGGCTCGCAGAAGCCGCCGGACTACCGGCCGGAGTAG
- a CDS encoding AsmA family protein, whose amino-acid sequence MGRLLKLIGIVVAAVVVLLIVAVAGVSLLVDPNDYKDEIAAAVANATGRELTLEGDLELDVFPSLRISLGNARLSNAEGFGERPFAEISGAALELELLPLLSRRIAIGEAELTGLVLNLARDAQGRNNWQDLGGGGAGAAEPAPATEEGGGVGAVDLNVDVLRITDSEVTWTDAASDSEWTLGNFNLEASGFGPDVAFPVTMDFTLSGEAVNVAVGVETRATLSLAENAYRLDDLAVTLAGEGAGWPGGEGEARLSFATFAANLNEETLDLDQLTLEFLGVTAHGSLEGSGVLSDLALTGNVQIETFDPSALLETFDAAVETADPSVLKSASAEATFVYDADQIGLQDMRLALDDSQLVGSVGLQNESIRFDLAVDRINIDRYLPPAAEETEAPAEEGSLDEVDLPLDALRTLDAAGSLEFGEAQFAGLTLTDAAFMLEAGDGEVRLTPSASLYGGELAADIRITVEQDAARAALESELTNVDMLPLGRDLLDSEMVSGRGNLRLNLTTAGSNVGQMRRDLDGDVAFDLSDGAWEGFDLWFELVRARSVFEGEGRPERPEGERRTPFSSVSASGVVQDAILTNEDLNATLPFMTVDGQGTVNLLTDALDFDVVATFVDGPQLQSSPLMADLAGDQLPLEVGGTLAAPSVVPDFAAMVRAEAEEAVSERVQEERSEAEERVEQEADEAREELRERLRGLLDR is encoded by the coding sequence ATGGGTCGATTACTCAAGCTTATCGGCATCGTCGTCGCGGCCGTCGTCGTGCTGCTCATCGTCGCTGTCGCGGGCGTGAGCCTGCTCGTCGACCCGAACGACTACAAGGACGAGATCGCGGCGGCCGTGGCGAACGCCACCGGACGCGAGCTTACGCTCGAGGGCGATCTCGAGCTCGACGTCTTTCCGTCCCTTCGCATATCGCTCGGCAATGCGCGCTTGAGCAACGCCGAAGGGTTCGGCGAGCGGCCTTTCGCCGAAATCTCCGGCGCCGCGCTCGAGCTCGAGCTGCTGCCGCTGCTCTCGCGACGGATCGCGATCGGCGAGGCCGAGCTCACCGGTCTCGTGTTGAACCTCGCGCGCGATGCGCAAGGCCGGAACAACTGGCAGGACCTCGGCGGCGGCGGTGCCGGCGCGGCCGAGCCGGCGCCGGCTACCGAGGAAGGCGGCGGGGTCGGCGCCGTCGACCTGAACGTCGACGTCCTGCGGATCACCGACTCCGAGGTCACGTGGACCGACGCGGCGAGCGACAGCGAGTGGACGCTCGGCAACTTCAATCTCGAGGCATCGGGCTTCGGTCCCGACGTCGCGTTCCCGGTCACGATGGACTTCACGCTGTCGGGCGAGGCTGTGAACGTCGCCGTCGGCGTCGAGACGCGCGCCACGCTCTCGCTCGCGGAGAATGCGTATCGCCTCGACGACCTCGCAGTCACCCTCGCCGGGGAAGGCGCGGGCTGGCCCGGCGGCGAGGGTGAAGCGCGGCTCAGCTTCGCGACGTTCGCTGCGAACCTGAACGAGGAGACGCTCGATCTCGACCAGCTCACGCTCGAGTTTCTCGGCGTCACCGCGCACGGCTCCCTCGAGGGGAGCGGCGTTCTGAGCGACCTCGCGCTGACCGGCAACGTGCAGATCGAGACCTTCGATCCCAGCGCGCTGCTCGAAACCTTCGACGCGGCCGTCGAGACCGCCGATCCGAGCGTGTTGAAGAGCGCCTCCGCCGAGGCCACGTTCGTCTACGATGCCGACCAGATCGGCCTGCAGGACATGCGGCTCGCTCTCGACGACTCGCAGCTCGTCGGCAGCGTCGGGCTGCAGAACGAGTCGATCCGTTTCGATCTCGCCGTCGATCGGATCAACATCGACCGCTACTTGCCGCCGGCCGCGGAGGAAACCGAGGCGCCGGCCGAAGAGGGCTCGCTCGACGAGGTGGATCTGCCGCTGGACGCGCTCCGCACGCTCGACGCGGCCGGGTCGCTCGAGTTCGGCGAGGCGCAGTTTGCCGGGCTCACGCTCACGGATGCCGCGTTCATGCTCGAAGCGGGCGACGGCGAGGTGCGGCTGACGCCGAGCGCGAGCCTTTACGGCGGCGAGCTCGCGGCCGACATCCGGATCACGGTCGAGCAAGACGCGGCGCGCGCGGCGCTCGAGTCCGAGCTCACGAACGTCGATATGCTGCCGCTCGGCCGCGATCTCCTCGACTCCGAGATGGTGTCCGGGCGCGGCAATCTCAGGCTGAACCTCACGACGGCGGGCTCGAACGTCGGCCAGATGCGCCGCGATCTCGACGGCGACGTCGCGTTCGACTTGTCCGACGGCGCGTGGGAAGGCTTCGACCTGTGGTTCGAGCTGGTCCGCGCGCGCAGCGTGTTCGAGGGCGAGGGGCGGCCGGAGCGGCCGGAAGGGGAGCGGCGCACGCCGTTCTCGTCCGTTTCGGCCTCTGGCGTCGTGCAGGACGCGATTCTGACGAACGAGGACCTGAACGCGACGCTGCCGTTCATGACCGTCGACGGCCAGGGTACGGTCAATCTGCTGACCGACGCGCTCGACTTCGATGTCGTCGCGACGTTCGTCGACGGCCCGCAGCTTCAGTCCTCGCCGCTGATGGCGGATCTCGCCGGCGATCAGCTGCCCCTCGAGGTCGGCGGCACGCTCGCCGCGCCCTCGGTGGTGCCGGACTTCGCGGCGATGGTCCGCGCCGAGGCGGAGGAGGCCGTCAGCGAGCGCGTGCAGGAGGAGCGCAGCGAGGCCGAGGAGCGCGTCGAGCAGGAGGCCGACGAGGCACGCGAGGAGCTGCGCGAACGGCTGCGCGGGCTTCTCGATCGGTGA
- a CDS encoding DUF4124 domain-containing protein, whose translation MNRSLRILLLAAVTFAAGAAFAQKLYRWIDENGVVHYGDRIPPEYADRDRAVLNSQGIAVDHQQGAVTEAERAAREREREAAETEAAAKAEIARRDRMLLETYLSVEDIEDLRDRRLELLESQITVTEIYLSDLRDRLAALKAEAGKYKPYSDREDAPQIPHELARDISQTESSIASYEAQLQRTRDEQATLRAQFDSDIQRFKELKGG comes from the coding sequence GTGAACCGATCTCTGCGCATCCTGCTGCTCGCCGCCGTGACGTTCGCGGCCGGGGCGGCGTTTGCACAGAAGCTCTACCGCTGGATCGACGAGAACGGCGTCGTGCACTACGGCGACCGCATCCCTCCCGAGTACGCCGACCGCGACCGGGCCGTCCTGAACAGCCAGGGCATCGCGGTCGACCATCAGCAGGGCGCGGTCACCGAAGCCGAGCGTGCGGCGCGTGAGCGGGAGCGCGAGGCCGCCGAGACCGAAGCCGCGGCGAAAGCGGAGATCGCGCGGCGCGACCGAATGCTCCTCGAGACGTACTTGAGCGTCGAGGACATCGAGGATCTGCGGGACCGGCGCCTCGAGCTGCTCGAGTCGCAGATCACGGTCACCGAGATCTACCTTTCCGACCTTCGCGACCGGCTCGCCGCGCTGAAGGCCGAAGCCGGCAAGTACAAGCCCTACAGCGACCGCGAGGACGCTCCGCAGATCCCGCATGAGCTCGCGCGCGACATCTCCCAGACGGAATCGTCCATCGCGAGCTACGAGGCCCAGCTCCAGCGCACGCGCGACGAGCAGGCGACGCTCAGGGCCCAGTTCGACAGCGACATTCAGCGCTTCAAGGAGCTGAAGGGCGGCTGA
- the radC gene encoding DNA repair protein RadC, producing MGVNRWPRSERPREKLLEAGSKALSDGELLAVLIGSGTAGGDAVTLARDLLARHGGLGGLLRSGSAGLAEVKGLGPARIARVLAAVELGRRYLAAPTEARAALKAPGDAARVFKARLADLPHEVFSCLFLDTRHRIICYEELFRGTIDGATVYPREVLKRTLHHNASAVIVGHNHPSGVAEPSEADRSITLKLAKALALVDVRLLDHVVVSRAGHVSLAERGWI from the coding sequence TTGGGAGTGAATCGGTGGCCGCGTTCCGAGCGGCCGAGGGAAAAGCTGCTCGAAGCGGGCTCGAAGGCGCTCTCGGACGGCGAGCTTCTCGCGGTGCTGATCGGCTCCGGCACGGCCGGCGGGGATGCCGTCACCCTCGCGCGCGATCTTCTGGCCCGGCACGGCGGGCTCGGGGGGCTCTTGCGCAGCGGCAGTGCGGGGCTCGCGGAGGTGAAGGGGCTCGGCCCGGCGCGCATCGCACGAGTCCTCGCAGCCGTCGAGCTCGGCCGGCGCTATCTCGCGGCGCCCACCGAAGCGCGGGCCGCGTTGAAAGCGCCGGGGGACGCGGCGCGCGTCTTCAAGGCTCGGCTCGCCGATCTGCCCCACGAGGTGTTCAGCTGCCTGTTTCTCGACACGCGCCACCGCATCATCTGCTACGAGGAGCTTTTTCGCGGCACGATCGACGGCGCCACGGTCTATCCCCGCGAGGTGCTGAAGCGCACGCTGCACCACAACGCCTCGGCGGTGATCGTCGGCCACAACCATCCGTCCGGCGTCGCGGAGCCGAGCGAGGCGGACCGCAGCATCACGCTGAAGCTCGCGAAAGCGCTCGCGCTCGTCGACGTCAGGCTGCTCGATCACGTCGTCGTCAGCCGTGCGGGCCACGTGTCGCTGGCCGAGCGGGGGTGGATCTGA
- a CDS encoding response regulator transcription factor: protein MSNMEQASSRERRVYIVDDHPIVRKGLAELLEQEPDLTVCGEAADVREARVGLSEARPDVVILDLSLNDSDGLELIKEIRAKYGQLPVLVLSMHDETIYAERLLSAGANGYIMKHAGSDQLIVALRRVLSGGVYVSERIGASMIERFAAARRKHAIDPIERLSNREVQVLNLIGRGKSTREIASDLSLSVKTIESHRQRIKKKLSLDSSPRLVQFAVNWYARQD from the coding sequence ATGAGCAACATGGAGCAGGCGAGCAGCCGCGAGCGCAGGGTATACATCGTCGACGATCACCCGATCGTCAGGAAAGGTTTGGCCGAGCTTCTCGAGCAGGAGCCGGACCTGACCGTTTGCGGCGAGGCGGCCGACGTCCGCGAGGCGCGCGTCGGCCTCAGTGAGGCTCGCCCGGACGTCGTGATCCTCGACCTTTCACTGAACGACAGCGACGGCCTCGAGCTCATCAAGGAGATTCGAGCCAAATACGGTCAGCTTCCGGTGCTCGTGCTGTCGATGCACGACGAGACGATCTACGCCGAGCGCCTGCTGAGCGCCGGGGCGAACGGCTACATCATGAAGCACGCGGGCAGCGATCAGCTCATCGTCGCGCTGCGGCGGGTGCTCAGCGGCGGCGTGTATGTCAGCGAGCGGATCGGCGCGAGCATGATCGAGCGCTTCGCGGCCGCGCGGCGCAAGCACGCGATCGATCCGATCGAGCGCTTGAGCAACCGCGAGGTGCAGGTGCTGAACCTGATCGGGCGGGGCAAGAGCACCCGCGAGATTGCGAGCGATCTCAGCCTCAGCGTGAAGACGATCGAGTCGCACCGGCAGCGCATCAAGAAGAAGCTGAGCCTGGACAGCTCGCCGCGGCTCGTGCAGTTCGCCGTGAACTGGTACGCGCGCCAGGATTGA
- the coaBC gene encoding bifunctional phosphopantothenoylcysteine decarboxylase/phosphopantothenate--cysteine ligase CoaBC — MTTSPTRESAARAAGGGPTHVLLGVTGGVAAYKSPDLVRRLVERHCEVQVVLTRGASRFVAPVTFQAVSGRRVRDELWDEAAEAAMGHIELARWADVVLVAPATAHFIGSLAAGLANDLLTTLCLATAAPVVLAPAMNRQMWAHAAVQANCKLLESRGVRLLGPTAGEQACGEHGMGRMMEPAEIAAALLEIAHRPAAGPLAGLKAIVTAGPTREPIDPVRYITNRSSGRMGFALAAAARAAGADVVLITGPVSLKTPMGVRRVDIETAEELYKAVHREIAGTHLFIACAAVSDYRPHEMAKDKIKRSEPEMHLDLVRSPDTLASVAALPNPPFTVGFAAETQHVARHAREKLERKGVDMIAANKVGPDCGFDRETNELTVFWRGGETHFGESSKDVLAERLIALIAERYRERRNAAPAPEAGG, encoded by the coding sequence ATGACTACTTCCCCGACACGCGAGTCCGCCGCGCGCGCTGCGGGCGGCGGCCCCACGCACGTCCTGCTCGGCGTCACGGGCGGCGTCGCCGCGTACAAGAGCCCGGATCTCGTGCGCCGCCTCGTCGAGCGCCACTGCGAGGTCCAGGTCGTGCTGACCCGCGGCGCGAGCCGCTTCGTCGCACCCGTGACGTTCCAAGCGGTGTCGGGCCGGCGCGTGCGCGACGAGCTGTGGGACGAGGCGGCGGAAGCCGCAATGGGGCACATCGAGCTCGCACGGTGGGCCGACGTCGTGCTCGTCGCGCCCGCCACCGCGCATTTCATCGGGAGTCTTGCGGCCGGTCTCGCCAACGATCTGCTGACGACGCTCTGTCTCGCGACCGCCGCGCCCGTCGTGCTTGCGCCGGCGATGAACCGGCAGATGTGGGCGCACGCGGCCGTGCAGGCGAACTGCAAGCTCCTCGAGAGCCGCGGCGTCCGGCTGCTCGGGCCGACGGCGGGCGAGCAGGCGTGCGGAGAGCACGGTATGGGCCGCATGATGGAGCCGGCGGAGATCGCCGCGGCCCTGCTCGAGATCGCGCACCGCCCGGCCGCGGGCCCGCTGGCCGGCCTCAAGGCGATCGTCACGGCCGGTCCGACGCGCGAGCCGATCGACCCGGTGCGCTACATCACGAACCGAAGCTCCGGCCGCATGGGCTTCGCTCTCGCCGCCGCGGCACGCGCCGCGGGCGCCGACGTCGTGCTGATCACGGGGCCGGTGTCCTTGAAGACGCCGATGGGCGTGCGGCGCGTGGACATCGAGACGGCGGAGGAGCTCTACAAGGCCGTTCATCGCGAGATCGCGGGCACGCATCTCTTCATCGCGTGTGCCGCGGTCTCCGACTACCGGCCGCACGAGATGGCCAAGGACAAGATCAAGCGTAGCGAGCCCGAGATGCACCTCGATCTCGTCCGCTCGCCCGATACGCTCGCGAGCGTCGCGGCGCTGCCGAACCCGCCCTTCACCGTCGGCTTCGCGGCCGAGACGCAGCACGTCGCGCGCCACGCGCGCGAGAAGCTCGAGCGCAAGGGCGTCGACATGATCGCCGCGAACAAGGTCGGGCCGGACTGCGGCTTCGACCGCGAGACGAACGAGCTCACGGTGTTTTGGCGAGGCGGCGAGACGCACTTCGGCGAGAGCTCGAAGGACGTCCTGGCCGAGCGCCTGATCGCGCTGATCGCGGAGCGCTACCGCGAACGGCGGAACGCGGCGCCCGCTCCGGAGGCGGGCGGGTGA
- the trmB gene encoding tRNA (guanosine(46)-N7)-methyltransferase TrmB, with protein MTEAQRRALETLWPRWGIEFEERRLDLVEVFGRDAPRVLDIGFGDGEALLTAAANHPGIDYLGVEVHEPGVGHLLLLLERARLENVRVIMRDVVEVIDAMLPDEAIDAIAIFFPDPWPKKRHHKRRLVQPEFLARCARILKHGGLMHIATDWADYAEHTRAAFAASPFFEPVSIEALAGDPLAFRPPTKFERRGRRLGHDIADLCYRKTRSSASPSARR; from the coding sequence ATGACGGAGGCGCAGCGGCGGGCGCTCGAGACGCTGTGGCCGCGCTGGGGGATCGAGTTCGAGGAGCGCAGGCTCGACCTGGTCGAGGTCTTCGGGCGCGATGCGCCGCGCGTGCTCGACATCGGCTTCGGCGACGGCGAGGCATTGCTCACGGCGGCCGCGAACCATCCCGGGATCGACTACCTCGGGGTCGAGGTCCACGAGCCCGGCGTCGGGCACCTGCTGCTCCTCCTCGAGCGCGCGCGACTCGAGAACGTGCGCGTGATCATGCGCGACGTCGTGGAGGTGATCGATGCGATGCTGCCGGACGAGGCAATCGACGCGATCGCGATTTTCTTCCCGGACCCGTGGCCGAAGAAGCGGCACCACAAGCGGCGACTCGTGCAGCCGGAGTTCCTGGCCCGCTGCGCCAGGATTCTGAAGCACGGAGGCTTGATGCACATCGCGACCGACTGGGCGGATTACGCCGAGCACACACGCGCCGCATTCGCCGCGTCGCCCTTCTTCGAGCCGGTTTCGATCGAAGCGCTCGCCGGCGATCCGCTCGCGTTTCGCCCGCCGACGAAGTTCGAGCGGCGCGGCCGCCGGTTGGGCCACGACATCGCGGATCTGTGTTACCGGAAAACCCGGTCCTCGGCGTCTCCGAGCGCGCGCCGCTGA
- a CDS encoding SRPBCC family protein has product MLRGVFLIAAAAVSLPASSAEIHSLDITRESGRYELTAETHMAAPPDAIFEVLVDYEDGRYRRISSVYKESDYLTPAPDGTPIVYTRIKGCLLFFCKSMRLVERLEAEAPNYIRTTGLPERSDFSYSRSEWMLEPTADGTDVTYRLVLEPDFWIPPVIGPLLLKKTLMHGGPRVLRRIERLARGLPSGLEPEGVEPSSLETTTAAAP; this is encoded by the coding sequence ATGCTGAGAGGCGTCTTCCTGATCGCGGCGGCCGCGGTGAGCCTTCCGGCCTCGTCCGCCGAGATTCACTCCCTCGACATCACGCGCGAGAGCGGCCGCTACGAGCTCACGGCCGAGACCCACATGGCTGCGCCTCCGGACGCGATCTTCGAGGTTCTCGTCGACTACGAGGACGGCCGGTACCGGCGCATTTCGAGCGTCTACAAGGAAAGCGACTACTTGACCCCCGCTCCCGACGGCACGCCGATCGTGTACACGCGGATCAAGGGATGCTTGCTCTTCTTCTGCAAGAGCATGCGGCTCGTCGAGCGTCTCGAGGCCGAGGCGCCCAACTACATCCGCACCACGGGGCTGCCCGAGCGCAGCGACTTCTCGTACAGCCGCTCGGAGTGGATGCTCGAGCCGACGGCGGACGGAACCGACGTCACTTACCGGCTCGTGCTGGAGCCCGATTTCTGGATTCCGCCCGTGATCGGGCCGTTGCTGCTCAAGAAGACGCTGATGCACGGCGGGCCGCGCGTGCTCCGGCGGATCGAGCGGCTCGCGCGCGGGCTGCCGTCCGGGCTCGAGCCGGAAGGCGTGGAGCCGTCGAGCCTCGAGACGACGACCGCCGCCGCGCCATGA